In the Alligator mississippiensis isolate rAllMis1 chromosome 7, rAllMis1, whole genome shotgun sequence genome, one interval contains:
- the LOC132251643 gene encoding olfactory receptor 6M1-like: MDEFILLGFTGVWEVQVFLFAVLLVTYIMTLAGNLTIISIIWTDHRFQTPMYFFLSNLSFLDILFTSVISPKMLINFMMHSKTISYGGCIAQCYLYFLLGTVEFMLLAVMSVDRYVAICYPLRYTTIMNNKVCLLMMLGCWAGAFFSVLTPVIELSRLPFCNVNVLDHFFCDIAPLIQASCANTHFFEMLAFISSSIVVLSSLILTSVSYSYIISTIVSIPSATGRKKAFSTCVSHIIVVTIAYGSSIFMYVRPEQSYSLDFDKVAAVLTTVVTPLLNPFIYSLRNEKVKEVLRESWANFKSYFK, encoded by the coding sequence ATGGATGAATTCATCCTCCTGGGGTTCACTGGGGTTTGGGAAGTCCAGGTATTTCTCTTTGCTGTCCTCCTGGTCACCTACATAATGACCCTGGCTGGGAACCTCACCATCATCAGCATTATATGGACTGACCACCGCTTCCagacccccatgtacttcttcctcagcaacctGTCCTTCTTGGACATCCTGTTCACCTCAGTCATCTCCCCTAAGATGCTTATAAACTTCATGATGCATAGCAAGACCATCTCGTATGGCGGCTGCATCGCTCAGTGTTATCTCTATTTCCTGCTGGGGACGGTAGAGTTCATGCTGCTGGCGGTCATGTCTGTGGACAGGTATGTAGCCATCTGCTACCCTCTGCGCTACACTACTATCATGAACAACAAGGTCTGCTTGCTCAtgatgctggggtgctgggctggagctttcttttctgttctcaCCCCAGTCATTGAACTCTCCCGACTGCCATTCTGCAATGTGAATGTCCTGGACCACTTCTTTTGTGACATTGCTCCCCTGATCCAAGCCTCATGTGCCAACACGCACTTCTTTGAGATGCTGGCCTTCATCTCCTCCTCCATTGTAGTGCTCAGCTCCCTAATCCTCACATCAGTCTCCTACAGCTACATAATCTCCACCATTGTCAGCATCCCCTCTGCCACTGGGAGAAAGAAGGCCTTTTCCACCTGTGTCTCCCACATCATTGTGGTCACCATTGCCTATGGCAGCTCCATCTTCATGTATGTTCGTCCTGAGCAGAGCTACTCCCTGGACTTTGACAAGGTGGCGGCTGTGCTGACCACGGTGGTGACCCCTCTGCTCAACCCCTTCATATACAGCCTGAGGAACGAGAAGGTGAAAGAGGTCCTGAGGGAATCCTGGGCCAATTTCAAATCTTATTTCAAATAA